A window from uncultured Anaeromusa sp. encodes these proteins:
- the ftsX gene encoding permease-like cell division protein FtsX: MKISTFEYFVREAFISMRRNGLMSVASVSTMALSLFILGMFLILVLNLTHLASALESQVQISVYLQDGLSEYEHREIGTRITKMQGVNQVLFVTKAEAMKRFQERLGEQKNLLNALGETNPLPNAFEVKVDKPEQVKAVAKAIGEIKGVENAKYGQEVIEQLFALTKLIRTFGLILIILLALAAIFIIANTIRLTVFARRKEIGIMKYVGATDSFIRWPFLIEGVMLGIGGALLSVLILSQTYGLLVERIYESLAFLPLLPQYPFILQISLLLLAVGMVVGALGSAVSLRRFMKV, from the coding sequence ATGAAGATTAGTACCTTCGAGTATTTTGTCAGGGAAGCCTTTATTTCTATGCGACGCAATGGCTTAATGAGCGTAGCGTCAGTGAGCACCATGGCTTTGTCGTTGTTTATTCTGGGGATGTTTTTAATTTTGGTGTTGAATCTGACCCATTTGGCTTCGGCTTTGGAGTCGCAGGTGCAGATTTCCGTATATCTGCAGGATGGCTTGTCGGAATATGAGCATCGGGAAATCGGCACGCGCATTACCAAAATGCAGGGAGTCAATCAGGTGCTTTTTGTGACGAAGGCTGAAGCTATGAAGCGTTTTCAAGAACGTCTGGGAGAGCAGAAAAATCTCCTGAACGCCTTGGGGGAAACCAATCCTCTGCCCAATGCCTTTGAAGTCAAGGTAGACAAACCGGAGCAGGTGAAGGCGGTTGCAAAGGCGATTGGGGAGATCAAAGGCGTGGAGAACGCCAAATACGGTCAAGAGGTCATCGAGCAGCTCTTTGCATTGACCAAGCTGATTCGTACGTTCGGGTTGATTTTGATTATCTTGTTGGCGTTGGCGGCCATTTTCATCATTGCCAATACCATTCGCCTTACGGTGTTTGCGAGGCGCAAGGAAATTGGCATTATGAAGTATGTTGGCGCTACAGATAGTTTTATTCGCTGGCCTTTTCTGATCGAAGGGGTTATGCTTGGAATTGGCGGCGCTCTCTTATCAGTGCTGATTTTGTCGCAGACCTATGGCTTGCTGGTCGAGCGCATTTACGAGTCCTTGGCCTTTTTGCCGCTTTTGCCGCAATATCCTTTTATTTTGCAAATTAGCTTGCTTCTTTTGGCGGTGGGCATGGTAGTAGGAGCCTTGGGCAGCGCCGTATCGTTGCGGCGGTTTATGAAGGTGTAG
- a CDS encoding S41 family peptidase: MRRWKLGVGAVLLVVMTMFATLGGVLYVFRLSAEDGLQALRFFRAFKAVQAQYVEGIDTQRLMSGAIRGMVGSLEDPHSVYMDEKLYNEFKVETSGAFGGVGIVVGMKDKHLIVVSPIEGTPGEKAGIKSGDRIVRIDGAETKNMPLDEAVGKIRGPEGSQITLSIERGESEVIDFALTRSIIDIKTVGGKMLDEQTGYIRITTFNEHTGADFLKKYQELEELGMKRLVLDLRNNPGGIVEESVKVAGRLVPKGPVVSMVTRSGKKETRNSNLETPPIPLAVLVNGGSASASEIVAGAVQDTHAGTLVGTKTFGKGSVQTIFRLSDGAIKLTIAKYFTPAERSINGVGIEPDIVVEGNGERRGEIGADAQLDKALEVLREK, from the coding sequence TTGAGGCGCTGGAAATTAGGGGTGGGCGCGGTATTGCTGGTGGTCATGACGATGTTTGCCACCTTGGGCGGGGTTTTGTATGTTTTCCGTCTTTCGGCGGAAGACGGGTTGCAGGCGCTGCGATTTTTCCGGGCGTTTAAAGCAGTACAAGCTCAATATGTAGAAGGAATTGATACGCAGCGGCTGATGAGCGGGGCGATCCGCGGCATGGTTGGCTCTTTGGAAGACCCTCATTCTGTGTATATGGATGAGAAGCTGTACAATGAATTTAAAGTAGAGACATCCGGGGCTTTTGGCGGCGTCGGCATTGTAGTGGGCATGAAAGACAAGCATTTGATTGTCGTATCGCCGATTGAAGGTACGCCGGGGGAAAAAGCCGGCATAAAAAGCGGGGACCGCATTGTGCGCATTGACGGGGCGGAAACCAAGAATATGCCGCTAGATGAAGCGGTTGGCAAGATTCGCGGTCCCGAAGGCTCGCAAATAACGTTGTCTATTGAACGAGGCGAATCAGAAGTTATTGATTTTGCATTAACTCGTTCGATCATTGATATCAAGACCGTGGGTGGAAAAATGCTGGATGAGCAAACCGGCTATATTCGGATTACTACCTTTAATGAGCATACTGGCGCGGATTTCTTGAAAAAATATCAAGAACTTGAGGAACTGGGCATGAAACGCCTTGTACTGGATCTGCGCAATAATCCCGGCGGCATTGTGGAGGAATCGGTCAAGGTGGCCGGACGTTTAGTGCCCAAGGGTCCGGTGGTTTCCATGGTAACGAGAAGCGGTAAAAAGGAAACACGGAATTCGAATTTAGAAACGCCGCCAATTCCATTGGCTGTTTTGGTAAATGGCGGCAGCGCCAGCGCGTCGGAGATTGTCGCCGGTGCGGTTCAGGACACACATGCGGGTACTCTGGTGGGAACCAAAACCTTTGGCAAGGGGTCTGTGCAGACTATTTTCCGTCTTTCCGACGGAGCCATTAAATTGACTATCGCCAAGTATTTTACTCCTGCGGAGCGGTCCATTAACGGTGTCGGCATTGAGCCGGATATTGTGGTGGAAGGCAACGGGGAACGACGCGGCGAGATCGGCGCTGATGCGCAGTTGGATAAGGCTCTGGAGGTTTTGCGGGAGAAATAG
- a CDS encoding IS4 family transposase, with the protein MCTHRTKATYFTRSTCTLDFKRLMAFTLKLPKGAMQIELNQFFKKFLPSSEPQRAASLKKARLKVAPSAFVELINDALSTIYKSPFQGFRGYRVVAVDGSVFEVPTYAKSIFGTLNASGAKVAKAQICNLYDVYNHIILEGEIAPYVTSERTQAARLIERLEEKSRHLEIENLYLFDRGFPSRELIRTLGSSPYIFRVSKAFLAPINRANQADQLVEITDDQGNQHQVRVLNITLPSGATEKLFSNIIDEKVTIEDFKELYQKRWEIETQYRTLKSVFEIECFSSSNLQLIEQDFYAAIYVFNLLAVAQNYANEELKQEKADLTYEYKTNTNVAFSELKDMVLDIVLSKNPLKKLFFMRKLLNRIKRYSLPVRPNRASTPRKVRFACVKFPFNTRRNH; encoded by the coding sequence ATGTGTACGCATCGAACAAAAGCTACGTATTTTACTCGTTCTACCTGCACATTGGATTTCAAACGGCTTATGGCATTTACTTTGAAATTACCCAAGGGGGCGATGCAAATTGAATTAAATCAGTTTTTTAAAAAGTTTTTGCCAAGTTCAGAGCCCCAACGTGCTGCTTCTCTAAAAAAAGCACGGTTAAAAGTTGCGCCGTCGGCCTTTGTAGAGCTGATTAATGATGCGTTATCCACGATATACAAAAGTCCTTTTCAAGGCTTTCGAGGGTATCGAGTAGTTGCTGTGGATGGTTCGGTTTTCGAAGTGCCAACTTATGCTAAATCTATATTTGGCACGTTAAACGCATCGGGTGCCAAAGTGGCAAAAGCTCAGATTTGCAATTTATATGATGTATATAACCATATCATATTAGAAGGAGAAATTGCTCCTTACGTAACTAGCGAAAGGACGCAGGCTGCGCGGTTAATTGAACGTCTTGAAGAGAAAAGTCGTCACTTAGAAATAGAAAACCTCTATCTGTTTGATCGTGGTTTTCCTTCGAGGGAACTCATCCGCACATTAGGAAGCAGCCCGTATATCTTTCGCGTAAGCAAGGCTTTTTTAGCGCCGATTAATCGCGCAAATCAAGCGGATCAGTTGGTTGAAATCACGGATGATCAAGGAAATCAGCACCAAGTGCGAGTCCTAAACATTACGTTGCCATCAGGTGCAACCGAGAAACTGTTTAGCAATATCATTGACGAGAAGGTTACAATAGAGGATTTTAAAGAGCTCTACCAAAAACGCTGGGAAATTGAAACGCAGTATCGTACGTTAAAATCTGTCTTTGAAATTGAGTGCTTTAGCAGCTCTAATCTTCAGCTAATAGAGCAAGATTTTTATGCTGCAATTTATGTTTTCAATTTGCTAGCAGTTGCTCAAAACTATGCCAATGAGGAATTGAAGCAAGAAAAAGCAGACCTTACTTATGAGTATAAGACGAATACTAATGTCGCATTTTCCGAGTTGAAAGATATGGTTCTGGACATTGTATTGAGCAAAAACCCACTCAAGAAGCTTTTTTTCATGCGCAAGCTTCTAAATCGAATCAAACGCTATAGTTTGCCGGTGCGTCCAAACAGAGCCTCTACGCCTCGGAAAGTTAGGTTTGCTTGCGTCAAATTCCCATTTAATACAAGGAGAAATCATTGA
- a CDS encoding PDZ domain-containing protein, which translates to MSSWLTIFEFIVIKTIGVCLDPMFWMIMLLVAWQYWQARKRQKAMFGVVTFSMRQHLGYMFLYGIVGGLLGGALLALLGVSFNAMGFSYVWPLAVLLMIASARFICFAYAGGLVALSSAIFGWPVVNVPHLLSLVAVLHVVESILIVLSGRYGDLPSFLRRRDGRVVGAFQLQNFWPLPLVLLMAVAVPEGDVRGLALGTSWWPVLPLGLEAPEGQRWMYGLLPVVAALGYADMAVTEPPARRRWRTAVQLLAYSLLLLALAVVSAWQLWLQPVAALLAPVGHEWLIMKGSRRETRGEPFYVPPVRGVMVLDTVLDSPARAAGLRSGDILLRVDEENISSGGELGEALLRAGSTARLLWLREEVEMQKELPLPENGRLGVILVPEGSERNVAELTEERFPWQDWWEKWKKGKAPE; encoded by the coding sequence ATGAGTTCTTGGCTGACTATATTTGAGTTTATTGTGATCAAGACGATTGGCGTCTGTCTGGACCCGATGTTTTGGATGATTATGCTGCTGGTGGCGTGGCAGTATTGGCAGGCGCGCAAACGGCAAAAGGCTATGTTTGGGGTCGTGACTTTTTCCATGCGGCAGCATTTGGGATATATGTTTTTGTATGGCATTGTAGGCGGGCTTTTGGGAGGCGCTTTATTGGCGCTGTTGGGCGTATCGTTTAACGCCATGGGCTTTTCCTATGTTTGGCCGTTGGCAGTGCTGCTGATGATCGCGAGTGCGCGGTTTATCTGCTTTGCTTATGCTGGCGGGCTAGTTGCCTTGTCCAGCGCTATTTTTGGCTGGCCGGTGGTCAATGTGCCGCATTTGCTCTCGTTAGTAGCGGTTCTTCATGTGGTGGAAAGCATATTGATTGTTTTGAGCGGGCGTTATGGCGATTTGCCTTCGTTTTTGCGTCGCCGTGACGGTCGCGTCGTAGGCGCATTTCAGCTGCAGAATTTTTGGCCCTTGCCGTTGGTATTGTTGATGGCGGTGGCCGTACCGGAGGGTGATGTGCGGGGGCTAGCTTTGGGGACGTCTTGGTGGCCTGTGCTGCCTTTGGGCTTGGAAGCGCCGGAGGGACAGCGGTGGATGTATGGTCTGCTGCCGGTTGTGGCTGCTTTAGGCTATGCGGATATGGCGGTAACGGAACCGCCAGCGCGGCGGCGGTGGCGTACGGCAGTGCAGCTTTTGGCGTATAGCTTGCTTCTTTTAGCACTAGCGGTGGTCTCAGCATGGCAGCTTTGGTTGCAACCGGTGGCGGCGTTGTTGGCGCCAGTAGGACATGAATGGTTGATTATGAAGGGGAGCCGGCGGGAAACGCGCGGCGAGCCTTTTTATGTTCCACCGGTACGCGGCGTCATGGTCTTGGATACCGTATTGGACTCCCCCGCGCGGGCGGCGGGGCTGCGTTCCGGAGACATTTTGCTGCGAGTCGATGAAGAGAACATTTCCAGCGGCGGGGAATTAGGCGAGGCGCTTTTGCGCGCCGGTAGCACAGCACGGTTGCTTTGGCTGCGGGAAGAAGTAGAAATGCAGAAAGAACTGCCGTTGCCGGAAAATGGACGCTTAGGGGTCATTCTTGTGCCGGAAGGCTCGGAGCGAAATGTCGCTGAACTGACAGAGGAACGATTTCCGTGGCAGGATTGGTGGGAAAAATGGAAAAAGGGTAAGGCGCCCGAGTGA
- the ftsE gene encoding cell division ATP-binding protein FtsE, whose translation MIHMKNVGKVYDSGIVALRDINVDIQKGEFVFVVGPSGAGKTTFTKMIFREELPTQGQLVVNGRNVTALKSSEVPYFRRSLGIIFQDYRLLPNRTVYENVAFAMQVIEAPRREIQKRVNHVLELVGLRYRARNFPTELSGGEQQRVAIARAIVNNPVIVIADEPTGNLDPETSWEIMKIFERINKNGTTIVMATHDKTVVDTMRKRVIAIERSSIVRDEAKGVYGYED comes from the coding sequence TTGATTCATATGAAGAACGTCGGCAAGGTTTACGACAGCGGCATCGTAGCGTTGCGCGACATCAATGTGGATATTCAAAAAGGGGAATTTGTCTTTGTCGTAGGTCCTTCCGGAGCGGGAAAAACGACTTTTACGAAGATGATTTTCAGAGAAGAACTGCCGACCCAAGGACAACTGGTAGTCAACGGACGCAATGTGACGGCGTTGAAATCCAGTGAAGTGCCGTATTTTCGCCGCAGTTTGGGTATTATTTTTCAGGATTACCGGTTGCTGCCTAATCGTACGGTTTATGAAAATGTGGCTTTTGCGATGCAGGTTATTGAAGCGCCGCGCAGGGAGATTCAAAAACGAGTCAACCATGTGTTGGAGCTAGTGGGTCTGCGGTATCGGGCGCGGAACTTTCCGACAGAGTTGTCCGGCGGTGAGCAGCAGCGTGTGGCTATTGCCAGGGCGATTGTTAACAATCCGGTGATAGTAATTGCCGATGAACCGACCGGAAACTTGGATCCGGAAACATCTTGGGAAATCATGAAGATTTTTGAACGCATCAATAAAAATGGCACGACGATTGTAATGGCGACTCATGATAAGACCGTAGTGGATACCATGCGCAAGCGGGTTATCGCCATTGAACGCAGCAGTATTGTTCGTGACGAGGCCAAAGGGGTATACGGTTATGAAGATTAG
- a CDS encoding peptidoglycan DD-metalloendopeptidase family protein, whose translation MLTMRKLTAAGVAAALLGLSLTPVWAYSEDDLESVQRQMREQRQRASEAQQQVDSVSTQLKQVQVQLDTAMEEYNGITSALSQTKQQIQSNEKVLAETEARLAKRVVILNKRMRDIYENGQINYLDVLLGAHDFNDFSTRMELLRRILSQDSELMLQVRTERDFVMQKRAELEQDHQRISQLQAAAEEKRLQIASRKQEKQKVLDSAVNERDTAEQAYQELMAMSQDIEQRLRSRSSSGRVAQATGALAWPTSGEITSPFGWRTHPIFGTSRFHSGIDIGADSGDPVVAADGGVVIEAGWMGGYGKAVIIDHGNGITTLYAHNSALLVSEGQSVRKGELISRVGSTGYSTGPHLHFEVRQNGSPVNPLNYL comes from the coding sequence ATGTTGACAATGCGTAAACTGACAGCGGCCGGAGTGGCTGCAGCTTTGCTGGGATTGTCTCTAACACCCGTATGGGCGTATTCGGAGGATGATTTGGAAAGCGTGCAGCGGCAGATGCGCGAACAGCGTCAGCGCGCCTCGGAAGCACAGCAGCAGGTGGACAGCGTATCGACGCAGCTGAAACAAGTGCAGGTGCAGTTGGATACGGCTATGGAAGAGTACAACGGCATTACGTCGGCCTTATCGCAAACGAAGCAGCAGATTCAGTCGAACGAGAAGGTGCTGGCCGAAACGGAAGCGCGCCTGGCAAAGCGCGTGGTGATTTTGAATAAACGCATGCGCGATATTTATGAAAATGGTCAAATCAACTATTTGGATGTTCTCTTGGGGGCGCATGATTTTAATGACTTTTCGACGCGCATGGAATTGCTGCGGCGTATTCTGTCGCAAGACAGCGAGCTGATGCTGCAAGTGCGTACGGAACGAGATTTTGTGATGCAGAAAAGGGCGGAGCTGGAGCAAGATCATCAGCGTATTTCGCAGCTGCAAGCGGCGGCTGAGGAAAAGCGGCTGCAAATTGCTTCGCGTAAGCAGGAAAAACAGAAAGTCTTGGATTCGGCGGTAAACGAGCGGGATACGGCAGAACAGGCGTATCAAGAGCTTATGGCTATGTCACAGGATATTGAACAACGCCTGCGCAGCCGCAGTAGCAGCGGACGCGTGGCGCAGGCTACGGGAGCGCTGGCTTGGCCGACGTCGGGTGAGATTACGTCTCCCTTCGGCTGGCGGACGCATCCGATTTTTGGCACATCTCGTTTCCATAGTGGTATTGATATCGGCGCCGATTCGGGCGATCCGGTGGTGGCGGCTGACGGCGGCGTGGTGATTGAAGCTGGCTGGATGGGCGGTTATGGCAAAGCGGTCATTATCGACCACGGTAATGGCATTACGACGTTGTATGCGCATAACTCGGCGCTTCTTGTAAGCGAAGGACAAAGCGTGCGCAAAGGCGAATTGATCTCTCGCGTAGGTTCTACCGGCTACTCCACAGGGCCGCATCTTCATTTTGAGGTGCGCCAAAACGGTTCGCCTGTTAATCCGCTGAATTACCTGTAA
- the uvrB gene encoding excinuclease ABC subunit UvrB gives MMAVPKLNTVQLEESRPFRVVAPFEPTGDQPTAIESLAAGVLAGEKAQVLLGATGTGKTYTVAKLVEKVQRPTLVLAHNKTLAAQLASEFKEFFPDNAVEYFVSYYDYYQPEAYIAQTDTYIEKDSSINDEIDKLRHSATMALFERRDVIVVASVSCIYGLGSPEEYSNMVLSLRQGQQRERDVILRKLVELQYSRNDIAFQRGNFRVRGDVIEIFPSGYTERAVRIELFGDEIERLQELDVLTGELLCERTHVAIYPASHYVTSRETLLAATERIEAELAERLAYFREHDRLLEAQRLEQRTRYDLEMMLEMGYCSGIENYSRHLTGRQAGEAPYTLVDYFPDDFLLVIDESHVTLPQVRAMYKGDQARKFSLIESGFRLPSAYDNRPLTFDEFRERLNQTIYVSATPAAYELGEAQRVVQQVIRPTGIPDPIVEIRPISGQMDDLLSEIRLRSTRNERVLVTTLTKKMAEHLTDYLKDVGVKVRYLHSDIATIERVEILRDLRAGVFDVLVGINLLREGLDLPEVSLVAVLDADKEGFLRSETSLVQTIGRAARNVQGLVILYADVVTDSMRRALDETDRRRAIQIAYNEEHGIVPHTIKKKIKDMIETTKVAEDGTVYAAPTPFAKMKAKEARAMMARLEKEMQQASRALEFEKAAELRDILFDLREKFGEPGKKKSKK, from the coding sequence ATAATGGCGGTGCCAAAGCTGAATACGGTGCAATTGGAAGAAAGCAGGCCGTTTCGGGTAGTGGCTCCTTTTGAGCCTACCGGGGACCAGCCGACAGCGATAGAGTCCTTAGCGGCAGGAGTTTTAGCCGGGGAAAAGGCTCAGGTTCTTTTAGGAGCAACCGGAACCGGCAAAACCTATACTGTGGCGAAGCTGGTGGAAAAGGTGCAGCGCCCTACTTTAGTATTGGCGCACAATAAGACGTTGGCGGCACAGCTGGCCAGCGAATTTAAAGAGTTTTTCCCGGATAATGCAGTCGAGTATTTTGTCAGTTATTATGACTATTACCAGCCGGAAGCGTACATTGCGCAGACGGATACGTATATTGAAAAGGATTCGTCCATTAACGACGAAATCGATAAGCTGCGCCATTCGGCAACGATGGCGCTTTTTGAGCGGCGAGACGTCATTGTGGTGGCCAGCGTTTCCTGTATTTATGGCTTAGGCTCTCCAGAAGAATACAGCAACATGGTTTTGTCATTGCGACAAGGGCAGCAGCGCGAACGTGACGTGATTTTGCGCAAGTTGGTGGAACTGCAATATTCGCGTAACGACATTGCGTTTCAACGGGGGAATTTCCGTGTTCGTGGCGATGTTATTGAAATTTTTCCGTCAGGCTATACAGAACGGGCGGTGCGTATTGAACTGTTTGGCGATGAGATAGAACGCTTGCAGGAGCTAGATGTATTGACTGGCGAGCTCTTATGCGAACGAACCCATGTTGCCATCTATCCGGCATCCCATTATGTGACGTCCCGAGAGACGCTGCTGGCGGCGACAGAACGTATTGAAGCGGAGCTTGCCGAGCGGCTTGCGTATTTTCGGGAGCATGACCGGCTGCTGGAAGCACAGCGGTTGGAGCAGCGGACCCGCTATGATTTGGAAATGATGCTGGAAATGGGCTATTGTTCCGGTATCGAAAACTATTCCCGGCATTTGACGGGGCGTCAGGCAGGGGAAGCGCCCTATACGCTTGTGGATTATTTTCCAGATGACTTTTTGCTGGTCATTGATGAGTCTCATGTGACGCTGCCGCAGGTGCGGGCGATGTATAAGGGCGACCAAGCCCGCAAGTTTTCGTTAATTGAAAGCGGTTTTCGCTTGCCTTCGGCTTATGACAACCGTCCCTTAACCTTCGATGAATTTCGGGAACGCTTGAATCAGACGATCTATGTGTCGGCGACGCCCGCCGCGTATGAGCTGGGTGAGGCGCAGCGAGTCGTGCAGCAGGTCATACGTCCGACGGGCATACCGGATCCGATTGTTGAAATACGGCCTATCAGCGGTCAGATGGATGATTTGTTGAGTGAGATTCGTCTTCGTTCGACGCGTAACGAGCGGGTATTGGTGACGACGCTGACCAAGAAAATGGCCGAGCATCTTACAGATTATTTGAAAGATGTAGGAGTGAAAGTGCGATATCTGCATTCAGATATTGCTACTATTGAGAGAGTGGAGATTCTGAGGGATTTGCGGGCTGGTGTTTTTGATGTGCTGGTAGGTATCAATCTGTTGCGAGAAGGCCTTGATTTGCCGGAAGTTTCCTTGGTGGCGGTGTTGGATGCGGACAAGGAAGGTTTTTTGCGTTCGGAAACTTCGTTGGTGCAGACCATTGGCCGGGCGGCGCGAAACGTGCAGGGACTTGTTATTCTTTATGCGGATGTGGTGACAGATTCCATGCGCCGAGCCTTGGACGAAACCGACCGACGACGTGCGATTCAGATAGCCTATAATGAAGAACATGGTATTGTGCCGCATACTATTAAAAAAAAGATTAAAGATATGATTGAAACGACGAAAGTGGCCGAAGACGGAACTGTCTATGCGGCGCCGACGCCGTTTGCCAAGATGAAAGCCAAAGAGGCGCGGGCAATGATGGCCCGCTTGGAAAAAGAAATGCAGCAGGCTTCACGGGCGTTGGAATTCGAGAAAGCGGCGGAGCTAAGGGATATTTTGTTCGACCTGCGGGAAAAATTCGGCGAACCGGGGAAGAAAAAAAGCAAGAAGTAA